A single region of the Hyphomicrobiales bacterium genome encodes:
- a CDS encoding putative Acid sugar phosphatase (Evidence 3 : Putative function from multiple computational evidences) — MQSLLEVGMHALRALDDIRGWLVDLDGTLVRGGLALPGAGDFLDAFADRYVIVSNDAEHTPLELSRSLKRLGLNVPADRIVLAGAWAIDGIAAERPGARVLMLASRGLMRYARARGLVPVQEWPDFVFLGRDRLFTYERLAIAANAVRAGAKLVVANPDLVHPGADGRVVPETGALLAALLACTGPVSYRLVGKPQTALFDAGLALLGLPRHAVAMVGDNPATDGEGARRAGLRYVEMTDGLFPGAAREETWLRTEDRVAMSASVQ, encoded by the coding sequence ATGCAATCCCTGCTCGAAGTTGGGATGCATGCATTGCGCGCATTGGATGATATTCGCGGCTGGCTCGTCGATCTTGATGGTACGCTGGTGCGTGGCGGGCTGGCGCTGCCAGGCGCCGGGGATTTTCTGGACGCTTTCGCCGATCGCTACGTCATCGTTTCGAACGATGCCGAGCACACGCCGCTGGAGCTGTCTCGCAGCCTGAAGCGCTTGGGGCTGAACGTGCCCGCTGATCGCATCGTCCTCGCGGGAGCGTGGGCGATCGACGGTATAGCGGCCGAGCGGCCCGGCGCACGGGTGCTCATGCTGGCGAGCCGCGGCCTGATGCGCTACGCGCGCGCCCGTGGCCTCGTACCCGTGCAGGAGTGGCCGGATTTCGTCTTTCTCGGGCGCGACCGTCTATTCACTTATGAGCGGTTGGCGATCGCGGCCAATGCGGTGCGGGCCGGCGCCAAGCTCGTCGTCGCCAATCCCGATCTCGTCCATCCCGGCGCGGACGGCCGCGTCGTTCCCGAGACGGGCGCACTGCTCGCCGCCTTGCTGGCCTGTACGGGACCGGTTTCCTATCGACTCGTCGGCAAGCCGCAGACGGCGCTCTTCGATGCCGGGCTCGCCCTCCTCGGTCTGCCACGCCATGCGGTGGCCATGGTGGGCGACAATCCCGCGACGGATGGGGAAGGAGCACGCCGCGCCGGCCTCCGTTATGTCGAGATGACCGACGGGCTTTTCCCTGGCGCGGCTCGGGAAGAGACGTGGCTCCGTACGGAAGACCGGGTCGCCATGTCTGCAAGCGTGCAATGA
- the gsiC gene encoding Glutathione transport system permease protein GsiC encodes MFAFLGGRLIRMAITLWAIVTAVFLATRLTGNPIDFLMPEGLDAVSRGEMIAYWGLDRPVIEQYALFWKSLVSGDFGLGLMERRPVSIIFGERLWQSASLLVATLVLTIAVGVPLGILAALWRGQARGQSVLFIAFLGYAIPNFVLAILLLLIFSYTLHWLPSAGSATLWHYLMPTVALAAYFIAALTRYTRNAMLDVLSEDYMRTARAKGLSERMVILQHGLRNALIPVITVLGLQITTLVSGTVVVETVFAWNGIGDLLVGATLRRDYPVLQFGVLVVAGTVILVNFAIDLAYAAADPRVRIAGA; translated from the coding sequence ATGTTCGCATTCCTGGGCGGCCGCCTCATTCGCATGGCGATCACGCTCTGGGCGATCGTTACGGCCGTGTTCCTGGCAACACGGCTGACCGGCAACCCGATCGACTTTTTGATGCCGGAAGGCCTCGACGCGGTGTCCCGCGGCGAGATGATCGCCTATTGGGGCCTCGATCGCCCGGTGATCGAGCAATACGCACTCTTCTGGAAATCGCTTGTCTCGGGCGACTTCGGACTTGGGCTGATGGAACGCCGGCCGGTCTCGATCATCTTCGGCGAACGGCTCTGGCAGAGCGCGTCGCTCCTGGTCGCGACGCTCGTGCTCACCATCGCGGTCGGGGTTCCCCTCGGCATCCTGGCGGCGCTCTGGCGCGGCCAGGCGCGCGGGCAGAGCGTGCTCTTCATCGCCTTCCTGGGCTATGCGATCCCGAACTTCGTGCTCGCGATCCTGTTGCTCCTCATCTTTTCCTACACGCTGCACTGGTTGCCCAGCGCGGGCTCGGCCACCCTCTGGCATTATCTGATGCCGACGGTGGCTCTCGCGGCCTATTTCATCGCGGCGCTGACGCGCTACACCCGCAACGCCATGCTCGATGTCCTCTCCGAGGACTATATGCGCACCGCCCGTGCCAAGGGCCTCTCCGAACGCATGGTCATTCTGCAGCACGGTCTGCGCAATGCGCTGATCCCGGTCATCACCGTGCTCGGCCTGCAGATCACCACGCTCGTGTCCGGGACCGTGGTGGTCGAGACGGTCTTCGCCTGGAACGGCATAGGCGACCTGCTTGTCGGCGCGACGCTGCGGCGCGACTACCCCGTGTTGCAGTTCGGCGTCCTTGTCGTCGCAGGCACCGTGATCCTGGTCAATTTCGCGATCGACCTCGCCTATGCGGCGGCTGATCCGCGCGTGCGCATCGCAGGAGCCTGA
- a CDS encoding ABC transporter permease has protein sequence MTEITASKLATPKLIRPKLITPRLVTSIRRLPRLALAWPKGPNAFITIAGLLALLFVSLAILAPVIAPFDPDQQKLLARLKPPVGFANANPAYWLGTDQLGRDLLSRCLYGLRLTLLLALFGTLLGLALGAALGLLAGLVRGWVDALVMGLVDIMMSLPFTLVALFVVAIAGTDVTVLICVLGIAYWAHFARLIRAQVLSLREMPFVEAARSVGASGWRIATVHMLPNLISPVVVMASLNFSNLILLESALSFLGLGVQPPTATLGSMVGQGRDYMASASWIVAVPALLIVLVSLVAMLLGDALRDRLDPRLRGL, from the coding sequence ATGACCGAGATCACGGCCTCCAAGCTCGCCACGCCCAAATTGATCAGGCCGAAGTTGATCACGCCCAGGCTGGTGACCTCGATCCGCCGGTTGCCGCGGCTCGCTCTGGCCTGGCCCAAAGGCCCCAACGCCTTCATCACGATCGCCGGGCTGCTCGCGCTCCTGTTCGTGAGTCTGGCCATTCTGGCGCCTGTCATCGCACCGTTCGACCCCGATCAGCAGAAACTCCTGGCGCGACTGAAGCCTCCGGTCGGCTTTGCGAACGCCAATCCAGCCTACTGGCTCGGGACGGACCAACTCGGGCGGGATTTGCTCTCCCGCTGCCTCTATGGCCTACGGCTGACACTGCTGCTGGCGCTGTTCGGCACGCTTCTCGGCCTTGCTCTTGGCGCGGCGCTCGGCCTGCTCGCCGGGCTGGTGCGCGGCTGGGTCGACGCGCTGGTGATGGGCCTCGTCGACATCATGATGTCGCTGCCCTTCACCCTCGTCGCGCTCTTCGTCGTCGCCATCGCCGGCACGGACGTCACTGTGCTGATCTGCGTGCTCGGCATCGCCTATTGGGCGCATTTCGCACGGCTGATCCGGGCGCAGGTGCTGAGCCTTAGAGAGATGCCCTTTGTCGAGGCCGCCCGCTCGGTCGGCGCCAGCGGCTGGCGCATCGCCACCGTCCACATGCTCCCGAACCTGATCTCGCCGGTCGTGGTGATGGCGAGCCTGAACTTCTCAAACCTCATCCTGCTCGAATCGGCGCTGTCCTTCCTCGGGCTCGGCGTGCAGCCGCCAACCGCCACCCTCGGCTCCATGGTCGGCCAGGGCCGGGACTACATGGCGTCAGCCTCATGGATCGTGGCCGTCCCGGCCCTGCTCATCGTCCTCGTCAGCTTGGTCGCCATGCTGCTCGGCGACGCGCTACGCGACCGCCTCGATCCACGCCTGCGGGGGTTGTGA
- a CDS encoding ABC transporter substrate-binding protein: MLKTLKTIALAALATTALSGIAAAQELKVGVQNMAPWLDPGRDFSNNGSQFYFNAFDPLIGKDATRAESVWQPGIALSWKQISPTEIELKLRPGVTFHNGDPMTAEDVVFSFDRIINSTFAPYTVRKRDTLPNMAKVEALDAETIRLTATKPEPLFETLLNVQQGMIVPKKYIMGLTGDPGVAEASDFEAFALKPVGTGPYKITEFVPNQRLVYERHDGFWGEKAPFQKVTVTRIPELSGRLTALKNGEVDLITNVPPDQLEPIASDSKLKVEGMQTPLFHVVIFNTQNPKMANAKLRQALSYAIDRKTLNEALWFGKAKVPTSHTFEQFGPLYMPELNTFEYDPEKAKALLKEAGYDGSPIRYDIQAAYYTNGLLAAQAIQEMWGAIGVKTQLNVTEQWTGADPTMMARGWSNPMYFPDPAGAFGIMWAPTGNSASEGRFKADEAYIALWDKFRFSTDLAERKQAYAALMQAIKNDPPVLPLYQPYESYGMKRALAWRPLPGHIPYVLDFRAGRVNFASR; the protein is encoded by the coding sequence ATGCTCAAGACCCTGAAGACGATAGCGCTCGCCGCCCTGGCGACGACGGCGCTCAGCGGCATCGCCGCAGCGCAGGAACTGAAAGTCGGCGTCCAGAACATGGCGCCCTGGCTCGATCCGGGTCGCGATTTCTCCAATAACGGCTCGCAATTCTACTTCAACGCCTTCGACCCGCTGATCGGCAAGGACGCCACGCGCGCCGAGAGCGTCTGGCAGCCGGGTATCGCGCTGAGCTGGAAGCAGATCTCGCCGACCGAGATCGAGCTGAAGCTCCGGCCGGGCGTGACCTTCCACAACGGCGACCCGATGACGGCCGAAGACGTGGTCTTCTCCTTCGATCGCATCATCAACTCGACCTTCGCGCCCTACACCGTGCGCAAGCGCGACACCCTGCCGAACATGGCCAAGGTCGAGGCTCTTGACGCCGAAACCATCCGCCTCACCGCGACAAAGCCCGAGCCGCTGTTCGAGACCCTGCTCAACGTGCAGCAGGGCATGATCGTCCCGAAGAAATACATCATGGGCCTGACCGGCGATCCTGGTGTCGCCGAGGCCTCCGATTTCGAGGCCTTCGCGCTGAAGCCGGTCGGCACCGGCCCCTACAAGATCACCGAATTCGTGCCGAACCAGCGCCTCGTCTATGAACGCCATGACGGTTTCTGGGGCGAGAAGGCCCCCTTCCAGAAGGTCACCGTCACCCGTATCCCGGAACTCTCGGGACGCCTGACCGCGCTCAAGAACGGCGAAGTCGACCTCATCACCAACGTCCCCCCCGACCAGCTCGAGCCGATCGCCTCCGATTCGAAGCTCAAGGTGGAAGGCATGCAGACGCCGCTCTTCCACGTCGTGATCTTCAATACCCAGAACCCGAAGATGGCCAATGCGAAGCTCAGGCAGGCACTGTCCTACGCGATCGACCGCAAGACGCTGAACGAGGCGCTGTGGTTCGGCAAGGCGAAGGTGCCGACCTCCCATACCTTCGAGCAGTTCGGGCCGCTCTACATGCCCGAGCTCAACACCTTCGAATATGATCCGGAGAAGGCCAAGGCGCTCCTCAAGGAAGCCGGCTATGACGGCTCCCCGATCCGCTATGACATCCAGGCCGCCTATTACACCAACGGCCTTCTCGCCGCGCAGGCGATCCAGGAGATGTGGGGGGCGATCGGCGTCAAGACCCAACTCAACGTCACCGAGCAGTGGACCGGCGCGGACCCGACCATGATGGCGCGTGGCTGGTCGAACCCGATGTATTTCCCCGATCCCGCCGGTGCCTTCGGTATCATGTGGGCGCCGACAGGCAATTCGGCTTCGGAAGGACGTTTCAAGGCTGACGAGGCCTATATCGCCCTGTGGGACAAGTTCCGCTTCTCGACCGATCTCGCCGAGCGCAAGCAGGCCTATGCCGCGCTGATGCAGGCGATCAAGAACGACCCGCCGGTCCTGCCGCTTTATCAGCCCTACGAGTCCTACGGCATGAAGCGCGCGCTTGCCTGGCGTCCGCTCCCCGGCCACATCCCCTACGTGCTCGATTTCCGCGCCGGTCGCGTGAATTTCGCATCCCGTTGA
- a CDS encoding Metallophosphoesterase-domain-containing protein, translated as MSQALRLAFVADIHHGDNSFTKVGVEALPLMAEFRRFVADARPDAVIDLGDRISDRDHATDLKLEQDVAEAFAPIAAPRFHLCGNHDRDHLSVAENEAILGQPLGHRVVDLGGWRLVFWAADSKIHRPGGFVLREADLLWLAATVDAADRPLAIMSHVPVSGHSQIGNYYFQRNPASSTYPGAERARAVLARARVPIVCLAGHVHWNTLTTVDGIPHLTLQSLTESFTTMPGPAGAFALLELGETIAWTVYGKDPFTARIPTAQTLRRWMTPLQPFEEHPELRQRGLQAPSPAAVPSRS; from the coding sequence ATGAGCCAAGCCCTTCGTCTCGCCTTCGTCGCCGACATCCACCACGGCGACAACAGTTTCACCAAGGTCGGCGTCGAGGCGCTGCCGCTGATGGCCGAATTCCGCCGCTTCGTCGCTGACGCGCGACCGGACGCGGTGATCGATCTCGGCGACCGCATCTCCGACCGTGATCACGCGACCGACCTCAAGCTCGAACAGGACGTCGCGGAGGCCTTCGCGCCGATCGCGGCACCGCGCTTCCATCTCTGCGGCAACCATGACCGCGATCATCTCTCCGTCGCGGAGAACGAAGCCATTCTCGGGCAGCCGCTCGGACATCGGGTTGTCGATCTCGGGGGATGGCGCCTCGTCTTCTGGGCCGCGGATTCCAAGATCCACCGGCCGGGCGGCTTCGTGCTCCGGGAGGCGGACCTGCTCTGGCTTGCCGCCACGGTGGACGCCGCCGACCGTCCGCTCGCCATCATGAGCCACGTCCCGGTTTCGGGTCACAGCCAGATCGGCAACTATTATTTCCAGCGCAACCCCGCGTCTTCGACCTATCCCGGCGCCGAGCGCGCGCGGGCGGTTCTGGCGCGGGCCCGGGTGCCCATCGTGTGCCTTGCCGGCCACGTCCATTGGAACACGCTGACAACCGTCGACGGCATTCCGCATCTGACATTGCAGTCGCTGACCGAGAGCTTCACGACGATGCCTGGGCCGGCGGGCGCCTTCGCGCTTCTGGAACTCGGCGAAACGATAGCCTGGACCGTCTACGGCAAGGACCCGTTCACCGCGCGCATCCCGACCGCGCAGACGCTGCGGCGGTGGATGACGCCGCTTCAACCGTTTGAGGAGCATCCGGAGCTGCGACAGCGCGGCCTGCAAGCCCCCTCACCCGCGGCGGTGCCGTCGCGCTCATGA
- a CDS encoding Outer membrane protein with glycine zipper translates to MKHLIILGLLAVGLAACNPNDRTDRTIGGAAIGAGTGALVGGLATGRAGGALAGAAIGGVGGAIIGNATTPTCRTYVYRGRRYQEC, encoded by the coding sequence ATGAAGCATTTAATTATTCTCGGGTTGCTTGCAGTGGGCTTGGCCGCATGTAATCCGAACGATCGTACCGACCGGACCATCGGCGGTGCTGCTATCGGTGCCGGCACGGGTGCCCTGGTCGGCGGCCTTGCGACCGGCCGGGCGGGCGGCGCGCTCGCGGGGGCAGCCATCGGCGGTGTCGGCGGCGCCATCATCGGGAATGCGACGACCCCCACATGCCGTACCTATGTCTATCGCGGTCGTCGCTATCAGGAATGCTGA
- a CDS encoding putative membrane protein (Evidence 3 : Putative function from multiple computational evidences): MSDLVVVVYPSEQKAEEVRQRLFNLQKEYLIQIGDAVIATKNESGHVKLNQLMNTTAVGAASGSIWGLLIGAIFLMPLVGAAIGAASGALGGALTDYGINDKFMKELSETLQPGNAALFVLVQNVTGDKVLEELRGTGGTVLKTSLDHSKEQALREALAAQPVAAPSAPSATPSVA, from the coding sequence ATGTCCGATCTCGTCGTCGTCGTATACCCCTCCGAACAAAAGGCTGAAGAGGTTCGCCAGCGCCTCTTCAACTTGCAGAAAGAGTATCTGATTCAGATCGGCGATGCCGTTATCGCGACCAAGAACGAAAGCGGCCACGTGAAGCTCAACCAGCTCATGAACACGACGGCTGTCGGCGCGGCGTCTGGTAGCATTTGGGGCCTCCTGATCGGCGCTATCTTCCTGATGCCGCTCGTCGGTGCCGCCATCGGCGCGGCCTCGGGCGCGCTTGGCGGTGCCCTCACCGACTATGGCATCAACGACAAGTTCATGAAGGAGCTCAGCGAGACCCTCCAGCCCGGCAATGCCGCCCTGTTCGTGCTCGTGCAGAACGTGACCGGCGACAAGGTGCTGGAAGAGCTGCGCGGCACCGGGGGGACCGTGCTCAAGACCTCGCTCGATCACAGCAAGGAACAGGCTTTGCGCGAGGCCCTGGCCGCCCAGCCCGTGGCGGCGCCTTCGGCCCCTTCCGCGACACCCTCCGTCGCCTAA
- a CDS encoding Glycosyl transferase family 1 — protein MSLSSYFGAGAAQDVFASRLRSGIGTLWHRFPANVRQTVRLSIVGPPKRSGARPQAPGGSVYIAGVLEGTSQVGWSARLMQKLAEEAGLPVGKIDIAHAFRAARRRKEKTRAMGAGTLFVHLGPDQLSYGLSYLEDEVLADKFVIGFCPWDLEQLPPETAAQLSLLDEVWVPSHFTRRAFQAAGVRRPIRVIPYILDVPSAVHADRKRFGLDEDSFIVASVANLQSGFARKNPLAAISAFQRAFSRHERVTLALKINKTDMASAGYAKLRKIAGQDPRIKLISRDLADDDMWRLLASADVVLSLHRAESFGLTLAQGMLLGRPTVATAWSGNLDFMPQSASCLVPSRLVPVEGPDKLEGCQGQVWASPDVPAAADILRRLYGDPNLRLILGEAGRQAARRFMQHHRLRLVGELRRWAHPQRIASATAAGMAANLGPEHQDRLAG, from the coding sequence ATGTCTTTGTCATCATATTTTGGGGCAGGGGCTGCCCAAGATGTTTTTGCGTCACGTTTGCGGTCCGGCATCGGCACTCTCTGGCACCGTTTTCCGGCAAACGTCCGCCAGACGGTCCGGCTCAGTATTGTGGGCCCGCCAAAGCGCAGTGGCGCACGTCCGCAGGCGCCGGGAGGTTCTGTCTATATCGCGGGGGTTCTGGAAGGCACGTCCCAGGTGGGCTGGTCGGCCAGGCTCATGCAGAAGCTCGCCGAGGAGGCGGGGCTGCCCGTCGGGAAGATCGATATCGCCCATGCTTTCCGCGCGGCGAGGCGGCGGAAGGAAAAAACCCGCGCGATGGGCGCGGGGACCCTTTTCGTCCATCTCGGACCGGATCAGCTCTCTTACGGGCTCTCCTATCTCGAGGACGAGGTGCTCGCCGATAAATTCGTCATCGGTTTCTGCCCGTGGGATCTGGAGCAGTTGCCGCCCGAAACAGCAGCGCAACTCTCCCTGCTCGACGAAGTCTGGGTGCCGAGCCATTTCACGCGACGCGCTTTTCAGGCGGCCGGCGTCCGCCGTCCTATCCGCGTCATTCCCTATATCCTGGACGTCCCCTCCGCCGTGCACGCGGATCGGAAGCGTTTCGGGCTTGATGAGGACAGCTTCATCGTCGCTTCTGTTGCCAATCTCCAGTCGGGATTCGCGCGCAAGAACCCGCTGGCGGCCATTTCGGCCTTTCAGCGGGCATTCTCCCGTCATGAGCGGGTCACGCTCGCCTTGAAGATCAACAAGACGGACATGGCTTCGGCCGGCTATGCCAAGCTCCGCAAAATCGCAGGGCAGGATCCAAGGATCAAGCTGATCAGCCGCGATCTCGCGGACGATGACATGTGGCGCCTTCTCGCCAGCGCCGACGTCGTGTTGTCGCTGCATCGGGCGGAGAGTTTTGGGCTGACCCTCGCGCAGGGCATGCTTCTTGGTCGTCCCACGGTTGCCACGGCCTGGTCGGGCAACCTCGATTTCATGCCGCAAAGCGCCAGTTGCCTTGTGCCCAGCCGTCTCGTGCCGGTGGAAGGGCCTGACAAGCTGGAGGGGTGTCAGGGACAGGTCTGGGCCTCGCCGGATGTTCCAGCTGCGGCCGATATTCTGCGCCGCCTGTATGGAGATCCCAATTTGCGCCTCATCCTGGGGGAGGCCGGACGCCAAGCGGCGCGCCGCTTCATGCAGCATCACCGCTTGCGTCTTGTCGGCGAGTTACGCCGCTGGGCTCACCCGCAACGGATAGCGTCGGCTACGGCCGCGGGCATGGCTGCAAACTTGGGGCCCGAGCATCAGGATCGTCTGGCGGGTTAA
- a CDS encoding hypothetical protein (Evidence 5 : Unknown function), with protein sequence MDDFAGYVEGTYFAMPGAQIAFRPAEVSDFIDIISELKMEIYKRYVFL encoded by the coding sequence GTGGATGACTTCGCAGGATATGTGGAGGGGACGTATTTCGCAATGCCCGGCGCGCAGATTGCGTTTCGGCCGGCGGAAGTATCGGATTTTATAGATATTATATCTGAATTAAAAATGGAAATATATAAGCGATACGTATTTTTGTGA
- a CDS encoding 3-oxoacyl-(acyl-carrier protein) reductase — protein sequence MDLGLSGKRALVLGTSRGLGAAIARTLAVEGADVVAASRNLDKIASWTADLPADVRARVTPVAVDLFDVASVEALAAAIKAKGGTDILVNNSGGPPPATAQEAPRDIWLKQFEAMAANLIHLTQLLLPHMQEKGWGRIITVASSGVEQPIPRLALSNGIRSALIGWSKTLASEVAANGVTVNVVLPGRIATERIAELDSANARQSGKSVEEVAKSSIATIPAGRLGDPQEFADVVAFLASTQASYVTGTKVRVDGGATRSI from the coding sequence ATGGATCTAGGATTGTCGGGAAAACGCGCCCTGGTGCTGGGCACGAGCCGTGGCCTCGGCGCTGCGATAGCCCGGACGCTGGCGGTGGAGGGCGCGGATGTCGTCGCCGCCTCACGCAACCTCGACAAGATCGCGAGCTGGACGGCGGACCTGCCCGCCGACGTCCGCGCTCGTGTTACGCCGGTCGCGGTCGATCTCTTCGATGTGGCATCGGTCGAGGCACTCGCCGCGGCCATAAAGGCTAAGGGGGGCACTGACATCCTCGTCAATAATTCCGGAGGACCGCCGCCGGCCACCGCGCAGGAGGCGCCCCGCGACATCTGGCTGAAGCAGTTCGAGGCCATGGCCGCGAACCTCATTCATCTGACACAGCTTCTTCTGCCGCACATGCAGGAAAAGGGTTGGGGCCGGATCATCACCGTTGCCTCCTCAGGCGTCGAGCAGCCGATCCCGCGGCTTGCGCTCTCGAACGGCATTCGCTCAGCCTTGATCGGCTGGTCGAAGACCCTAGCGAGTGAAGTCGCCGCCAATGGCGTGACGGTCAACGTCGTGCTGCCTGGCCGTATCGCGACCGAGCGCATCGCCGAACTCGATTCGGCCAATGCCAGGCAGAGCGGCAAGAGCGTCGAGGAGGTGGCGAAGTCCTCTATCGCGACCATTCCCGCCGGCCGTTTGGGGGATCCGCAGGAATTCGCCGATGTGGTTGCTTTCCTCGCCAGCACCCAGGCGTCCTATGTGACAGGCACCAAGGTGCGTGTGGACGGTGGCGCGACCCGCTCCATCTGA
- the pckA gene encoding Phosphoenolpyruvate carboxykinase (ATP): MLIGGTSYAGEMKKSVFTYFNYILPAENVMPMHCSSNVGSRGDVAIFFGLSGTGKTTLSSDPERTLIGDDEHGWSERGVFNFEGGCYAKTIRLSREAEPDIYAATERFGAVLENVVLDPFTSEPDFDDDSKTENTRCAYPLDFIANASPTGRAGIPKNVVMLTCDAFGVLPPIAKLTPAQAMYHFLSGYTAKVAGTEKGVTEPEATFSTCFGSPFLPRHPSVYGNLLRDLIGKHGVDCWLVNTGWTGGKYGIGRRMPIRVTRRLLAAALDGSLNRADFRQDPYFGFAVPTSVPGVEPHILYPVKTWANKADFAETAKTLIKMFQKNFGKFESHVDADVRQAGPHSSLAA, from the coding sequence GTGCTCATCGGTGGCACCTCCTATGCGGGCGAGATGAAGAAGTCGGTCTTCACCTACTTCAACTACATCCTGCCGGCTGAGAACGTCATGCCGATGCATTGCTCGTCGAACGTCGGTTCGCGCGGCGACGTGGCGATTTTCTTCGGCCTCTCCGGCACGGGCAAGACGACATTGTCGTCGGATCCGGAGCGCACGCTCATTGGCGATGACGAGCATGGCTGGAGCGAGCGCGGCGTCTTCAACTTTGAAGGCGGCTGCTATGCCAAGACCATCCGCCTGTCGCGCGAGGCCGAGCCGGATATCTACGCCGCCACCGAGCGCTTCGGGGCGGTTCTTGAAAATGTGGTGCTCGATCCTTTCACGAGCGAGCCGGACTTCGACGACGATTCGAAGACCGAGAACACGCGTTGCGCTTATCCTCTGGACTTCATCGCCAATGCGAGCCCGACGGGGCGCGCCGGCATTCCGAAGAATGTGGTGATGCTGACCTGCGACGCCTTCGGCGTGCTGCCGCCGATCGCCAAGCTCACGCCGGCGCAGGCGATGTACCACTTCCTTTCGGGCTACACCGCCAAGGTCGCGGGCACCGAAAAGGGTGTGACAGAGCCGGAGGCGACGTTCTCGACATGTTTCGGTTCGCCATTCCTGCCCCGCCACCCCTCCGTCTACGGCAATCTGCTGCGTGACCTCATCGGGAAGCACGGCGTGGACTGCTGGCTGGTGAATACCGGCTGGACCGGCGGCAAATATGGGATCGGGCGGCGCATGCCGATCCGCGTCACCCGCCGCCTCCTGGCGGCTGCGCTCGATGGTTCCCTGAATCGCGCCGATTTCCGCCAGGATCCGTATTTCGGCTTCGCGGTGCCGACCTCGGTGCCCGGCGTCGAGCCGCATATCCTGTACCCAGTCAAGACCTGGGCCAACAAGGCGGATTTCGCGGAGACCGCGAAGACGCTGATCAAGATGTTCCAGAAGAACTTCGGCAAGTTCGAGAGCCACGTCGATGCCGATGTGCGTCAGGCGGGGCCGCACAGCTCGCTGGCGGCCTGA
- a CDS encoding hypothetical protein (Evidence 5 : Unknown function), with protein sequence MFIRHVRYVLATAHPLPPFNGRQGTPQSLISKRPLRKFRRFMMVNSDEELIPVLIGGFVPGSYDMSGISRKLPVAPSPVSTLPVYH encoded by the coding sequence TTGTTCATCCGTCACGTTCGATACGTACTGGCTACCGCCCATCCCTTGCCTCCGTTCAACGGACGGCAAGGAACACCGCAATCCTTAATTTCCAAACGCCCTCTAAGGAAATTCCGGCGTTTCATGATGGTTAATTCCGATGAGGAGCTGATACCCGTTTTGATTGGCGGCTTTGTCCCAGGCAGTTACGATATGTCCGGCATATCCAGGAAGCTACCTGTTGCGCCAAGTCCCGTCTCTACTTTACCAGTGTACCACTGA
- a CDS encoding hypothetical protein (Evidence 5 : Unknown function) has protein sequence MVIAMSQPWKHPDTGVLYFRGRVPAELIDKLRGQKLTVRVGATAWSSSRPWAVT, from the coding sequence ATGGTCATCGCGATGTCGCAGCCTTGGAAGCACCCGGACACCGGCGTGTTGTATTTCCGTGGCCGGGTTCCCGCTGAACTCATCGACAAGTTGAGGGGCCAGAAACTCACCGTTCGTGTGGGTGCGACCGCATGGTCATCGTCGCGGCCATGGGCGGTAACCTAA
- a CDS encoding Resolvase: protein MATILYARVSTSEQTIEHQRTQAEAVGYRFNHVVFDEGVSGVNVPLKDRPNGRRLFDMLRAGDVLVVRWVDRLGRNYQDVCDNIREFMRRGVIIKTIINGMTFDGATTEPMQMAVRDALIAFMAATAQAQAEATKEAQRAGIALAKSKEDSVYRGRKPSYSRAQYDQVSAMLSQALGIAQIAKATGLTRQTVYRIKDDPAGSEAILRAWGA, encoded by the coding sequence GTGGCAACAATTCTCTATGCGCGTGTCTCTACCAGCGAACAGACCATCGAGCACCAGCGGACACAGGCGGAGGCCGTAGGCTATCGCTTCAATCACGTCGTGTTTGATGAGGGTGTCTCGGGGGTGAATGTGCCCCTCAAGGATCGCCCCAATGGCCGCAGGCTGTTTGACATGCTCAGGGCTGGAGATGTGCTCGTGGTGCGCTGGGTGGATCGCCTTGGCCGTAACTATCAGGACGTGTGCGACAACATCCGGGAGTTCATGCGCCGGGGTGTCATCATCAAAACCATCATCAATGGGATGACCTTCGATGGGGCCACGACAGAACCCATGCAGATGGCCGTGAGGGACGCCCTGATAGCCTTCATGGCCGCAACAGCCCAGGCACAGGCCGAGGCCACCAAGGAAGCTCAGAGGGCAGGGATAGCGCTTGCCAAGAGCAAAGAGGATAGCGTCTATCGTGGACGCAAGCCGAGCTATAGCCGTGCCCAATATGATCAGGTGTCGGCCATGCTCTCGCAGGCCCTAGGGATCGCTCAGATCGCCAAGGCCACAGGCCTGACACGCCAGACCGTCTATCGCATCAAGGACGACCCTGCGGGCTCTGAGGCCATCCTAAGGGCATGGGGAGCCTGA